Genomic DNA from Pseudomonas helmanticensis:
CGCACTGTCGAGCTGGCTGCGCTGTTCGCGGTCGAGTTCATTGTCCAGGTAAGCGACCAGTTGTTCATCCGAAGGTGTGTTCATGACCGGTCTCCTTCGGTGGTTTTCGGCACCGCTTGCAGCGGCGGGTATTCGGCGAGTTTCAGGCGTGCGGTGGCCAGGCGGCTCATCACCGTGCCGATCGGCACTTGCAGGACATCGGCGACTTCGCGGTAGGACAAGCCTTCGACATAAGCCAGGTACACGGTTTCACGCTGGGTCTCGGGCAGGGCATCGACGCGGCGTATCACTTGCGCGGCCAGCACATGGGTTTGCGCGGCATATTCGCCATCGAACGCCAACTGGCCGTCGGCATCGACTTGGCCCGCGCCCTGACGCAAACGCCGCGCGCGTACTTCATTGAGCCAGATCGAATGCAGAATGCTTAGCAGCCAGCGGTCCATGCGCGTGCCGGCGATGTATTGAGCAGAACGTTCCAGCGCGCGCACACAGGTCGCCTGCACCAGATCCTCGGCGACATGCCGATTGCGCGACAGCAGCAAGCCGTAGCGCCACAATCGCGCCAGATGCTGTCCGAGTTCCGCTCTGAATGCCTGATCGCTGACGATGATGGCCTCCGCTATTGATGTCAGGTTTTCGATGAGTCGTTAATGGCTTGCGCCAGGTCCTGGTATTCCTCGCACGCCGTGCCGCAGATCGACCGGATCTGCTGCAACTGTTCTTGCGCGAGGTCGACGCGGCCTTTGATCACGTAGGCTTCGCCGAGGTATTCGCGCACTTGCGCGTACTGCGGATCGAGTTTTACCGATTGCAGGTAATAGCTGATGCCTTCGTCGGTACGCCCGAGTTTGCGCGTGGCGTAGCCGCGATAATTCAGCGCCTTGGCGGTGTTCGGCTGTTTCAGCGTGTCGAGCAACGCCAGTGCTTCCTCGTAGCGGCCAGCCTTGGCCAGACGATAGGCGTAATCGGTGCGGTCGGCATCGGGCAACAGGCTGCTGGTCTGCAAGACGCATTTTTGCGTTTTACTGTCCCAGACCTGGCCTTTCGGGCATTCAGGCTTCTGCACCGGCTCGTCGTCGTCACCATTGGCGAAGGCCAAATGACTGGACATGGCAGCCGCCAGTAGCAGCGGGGCGGCGAACATAACGGAACGGATAGTCATGGGCAAGGCTCCAGAGTGAAAGTGTCGTTTCAGTTGGAAACACGTCCCGGCAACATGCGCCGCAAGGTGTTGTCGCGCAGGCCGTAGTGATGCACCAGCGCGACGATCGCGTGCAAAGACGCGAGGATAATGATGGCCCACGCTACTTGTTCATGCAGGCCGCCAAACACCGACTTCATGCTTTTGTCGAAGGCAATCAGGGTTGGGACATCAAACAGCCCGAAGAAGTTGAAAGGTTCGGCCTGAGCCCAGCGCAAGAAAAACCCCAGCACGATCTGACTCAACAGCAGCGCGTACAGCGCCAGGTGTGCGGTTTTCGCCAGAATGTTCAGTGCGCCCTTGTTCGTCGGCGGCAAGCGCCGCCCCTTGAACAAACGCCAGAGCACCCGGCCGACAACAATGACGGCCAGCAAGATGCCAAAGGAGATGTGCAATGCCTGCAGCTCTTTGCGCAGCGGCGTGCCTTTGGGCAATTGCTCCCAAATCTGCGCGCAGGCAAACAGGCCGATCACCAGCGCGGCAGTCAGCCAGTGCAGAGTCATGGTCAGTCGGTCGTAACGGACGGGCATATCAGTGGTCGTAACGCTCATGGGTCATCCTCGTGGGCAATGTACGGTTAACACCCGAGGGTGAATTTTTATTCATTGCATTGTCAGTGACTGTTCAAGGTCGCGGTAAATTCAAGCGCTATG
This window encodes:
- a CDS encoding cytochrome b, whose protein sequence is MSVTTTDMPVRYDRLTMTLHWLTAALVIGLFACAQIWEQLPKGTPLRKELQALHISFGILLAVIVVGRVLWRLFKGRRLPPTNKGALNILAKTAHLALYALLLSQIVLGFFLRWAQAEPFNFFGLFDVPTLIAFDKSMKSVFGGLHEQVAWAIIILASLHAIVALVHHYGLRDNTLRRMLPGRVSN
- a CDS encoding tetratricopeptide repeat protein; protein product: MTIRSVMFAAPLLLAAAMSSHLAFANGDDDEPVQKPECPKGQVWDSKTQKCVLQTSSLLPDADRTDYAYRLAKAGRYEEALALLDTLKQPNTAKALNYRGYATRKLGRTDEGISYYLQSVKLDPQYAQVREYLGEAYVIKGRVDLAQEQLQQIRSICGTACEEYQDLAQAINDSSKT
- a CDS encoding sigma-70 family RNA polymerase sigma factor codes for the protein MARLWRYGLLLSRNRHVAEDLVQATCVRALERSAQYIAGTRMDRWLLSILHSIWLNEVRARRLRQGAGQVDADGQLAFDGEYAAQTHVLAAQVIRRVDALPETQRETVYLAYVEGLSYREVADVLQVPIGTVMSRLATARLKLAEYPPLQAVPKTTEGDRS